The genomic stretch TACTGTTCAATAAGTTATAGATAAGAACTCAGGCACAATAAACATTTTGAGGATTAAACAAGGAACTCTACACACCTCTCCACAAAGTGtttcaaagaaaaatttgaCATCTGCTTGGGTGACCTGCATCAAgtgaagaaataaataaggaaTAAATGAGCCAGTTACTTGAGGCCAAGAAAATGGGCACATGGTGGCCCTTAAATACACTAGAATTATGATAGATATTTCCAAAATTACCTTCTTGTCGATATTTGTGCAATAAATAGTTCTTGAGCACATCTCACGTTCATCTTCAGACTAACAATCATAATAACATAGGAAAGCCGCAAAACAGAAAAGCGATACAGAATTAGCACACACTGGTAATGATTCGGTTTCTAGAACTGACAATACAAAAGAAATACATTCATAATGCGAAGAGAAGCGCAACAATCGACAATATATGTAGTCCTCACCCTTGGTAAAAATGTTGGATTGACTGGTGAAATTGCTGTTTTGGAAGGCAGCACTCTTACTGGGTAGTATCCAAGCATAGTCCCTGACAGATTCAAAGCAGCTCTTGCACCCTCTGAAAGCATGTTACTGTCAGTAGAATAAAACAAGACATGTATTCTTAGCTGTATATGAAGTTGGTAACCTTGTGATAATACCTTCATCAGTAAACTCGATAAAGGCAAAACGGAGAATGGAGTTAGGATCACCACAAACACGACAATCAACAACCTTTAGCCCAAAAAGACAGAAGACCGTCATAATCATAATCCATCActataaaattgaaaatcatACGAGTGAGCAAAAGAAAATAGTTGTTACCTGCCCGCAATTAAGAAAGAGAGCTGCAAGCTGCTCTTCAGTAACCTATATGAAAAACAAGGAGAATCAATCTCCGAAGATAAAgaatgcaaaacaaaaatataaactatatagGGATATAGTTTAGACAATTCACAAGCCAGACATAACTCTTTACCTGTTGATCAATGTCAGAAACATAAACAGTTCTCCTAATCATCGCCTCTCTCTGTGCCGGAGACATTCTACCGTTCATCCTTCGCTTCCCCTGACTATAGCCATTCTTCCTCTACAAGATGTCaataaatcaaaacaatcaGCTAAAACAAAGCGCCACATAACCAAagtatgaaaataaaagaatgaacCAAGAACCATAAGATAAACTGCAAAGTAACCTGTTCTACACTTGATTATCAAGGAAAAAGTGTAAAGGAAAATGCATAAAATTTTAACACCTTCGTAAGTTTCACTATGCAACACCCTTGAAAAAATCCACTGCTACATGGTCAGAGTTTTTCATGAAAAtacaactcaaaatactatttttctttcggtaaaataatattcatagCGTTATTATCACTACTTATCCTCcattttctaagcaaccaaacagcCTAAGAAAgacagtaaaataaaaacacacatacCCTTCTGCCACTGAGTCCATTGGCATTGCCAAAACCATTAGGCACTAAATAATCGTTAGGATACCCAAACCCTACAACACCACCATCAAAGTAACCATGATTCTTGGCAAGGGAGGGAGGCACAAATTCCTCGGCCATGGGATTCAACTTGGACAACAATTCCTCCAAATCCCTCATATCCCTCTTAAAACTCTCACCCCCATCCTCTCCATTCCTCACCACCACCCCATTTGCCCTCTGATTATTATTGCCATACCCACCACCGGACTTCACCATCCCCATCTGCTGGCTCTTGACCCCATTGGAGTCAAACCcatttgccatctgacccatctGAGCCTTGTAATTGCCTGTGGCCACTGAGAAAGTCGTTGCTGCTGTCCCAGCTGCTGGTCTTTCCTTCTGATCATTCATGTTCTCGATGGGATCATTTCTGGGTTTAGATTTTTCA from Corylus avellana chromosome ca1, CavTom2PMs-1.0 encodes the following:
- the LOC132180010 gene encoding polyadenylate-binding protein-interacting protein 12-like isoform X1; translation: MAVAENASQNFENTTTAVSSSDSNAQNDLEKSKPRNDPIENMNDQKERPAAGTAATTFSVATGNYKAQMGQMANGFDSNGVKSQQMGMVKSGGGYGNNNQRANGVVVRNGEDGGESFKRDMRDLEELLSKLNPMAEEFVPPSLAKNHGYFDGGVVGFGYPNDYLVPNGFGNANGLSGRRRKNGYSQGKRRMNGRMSPAQREAMIRRTVYVSDIDQQVTEEQLAALFLNCGQVVDCRVCGDPNSILRFAFIEFTDEEGARAALNLSGTMLGYYPVRVLPSKTAISPVNPTFLPRSEDEREMCSRTIYCTNIDKKVTQADVKFFFETLCGEYFPAQVQRLRLLGDYHHSTRIAFVEFTMAESAIAALNCSGVVLGSLPIRVSPSKTPVRPRAPRPPLP
- the LOC132180010 gene encoding polyadenylate-binding protein-interacting protein 12-like isoform X2, which codes for MAVAENASQNFENTTTAVSSSDSNAQNDLEKSKPRNDPIENMNDQKERPAAGTAATTFSVATGNYKAQMGQMANGFDSNGVKSQQMGMVKSGGGYGNNNQRANGVVVRNGEDGGESFKRDMRDLEELLSKLNPMAEEFVPPSLAKNHGYFDGGVVGFGYPNDYLVPNGFGNANGLSGRRRKNGYSQGKRRMNGRMSPAQREAMIRRTVYVSDIDQQVTEEQLAALFLNCGQVVDCRVCGDPNSILRFAFIEFTDEEGARAALNLSGTMLGYYPVRVLPSKTAISPVNPTFLPRSEDEREMCSRTIYCTNIDKKVTQADVKFFFETLCGEVQRLRLLGDYHHSTRIAFVEFTMAESAIAALNCSGVVLGSLPIRVSPSKTPVRPRAPRPPLP